tttacttcttctttgaTAATTTCTACTTTCATTGGGGCAGTATCACCATTGACAAATTTATTCTTCCTCGACTCAAGGCTTTGTTGCTCCTTGTCTAATCCaggtgtaatttttttttccatgttcagttttttctttgcattaTCTTCTAGCATATCGTTTATTTTAGTCTCTCCATCCAGGGCAGATACCATCTTGGAAACATTAAAGGATGTCTTTCCAAATGTGTATGCGCCCCCCAAAGGTTTGCCTCTTAGTCCATTGTTCTCATCAATCGTaatgcttattttttccccactcgttgttgatttttccttttcttttctgcttATGCTTCCAAGTCTTTGTGTCTTTCCGCTTTTGTTCCCATTTCCGTTTGACGGCGCATTCCATGGTGCGAGCGCGTTTCCTTCTCTGGGGGAATTCCCTCCTATGGGTACCCTTCCTGGGGAGAACACATTCCCGTGGATATAGATCTTCCGCTTTGTGTGCGTTTTCCCGATTGTATCAATATTTCCTTGGACATTTACCCTTATGTTCGCATTTCCTCGTGCACTGTTGCTCCCTTTGGTAGATGAACTTAAATTGGACCTTACATGTGACCTATCATTTGTTCCTGCATTTTTGGCTTCGTTTTCTATAGTCGTTACCAACGTTTTAAATCTTTGCGTGTAATATAAGACACATATATTAAAAACAATAGAAAGGAAACTAAGGCCAATAATCATGCTCATAatggaataataaaaattacgGTCTTCAATAAATATAGCCATGTACGACACGTTCCACATGGACATTCCAACTAAATTTGAAATAAAAACTAAGgcaattaaaaaattcaacaaaATGTCCAAATAAACGGTCCCTATGTACAGCATTCCATGTAGAGCAATGGGCTTTTCTGATATGACACCTACATAGCCAAAAAGCATCATGAGCAATGCAATGGAAATGGTAAAATAAAACGCTAACCTATCAAACAAAAGCAACAtagtttttataaaatcaGAAAGTAGTGACAGCACATAATACTGGGTGACATTCCTCCTCGACTGCAAATACATAATGTCGCTCTGTTTCGAGTACATCCTATTTACATTcattggggaaaaaatataagcaaaagaaaaaaaaaaaaaaatcgaatgtCCAATAATTTAAAGAACAGAAATTTGGATTTGTTCAGTTTAATGTGTTGATATGATAAGAGGAAAAGATAAAGCGATTGTGTAACTGGTGGTATAATTCGTAAACGGTTTCAAGATTTTAAGTTTTATGGAAATTTATGAATATAATGGAgataagaaagaaaacaatcaataataacaatttagatatgaagaaaaagtaaaatatatacaaatatttaaaaaattaaattttcaaaattgttataccgattttttttttttttttcttttcaatacAGGCCTTTCCTCGGTCTTGTGCAAAACAACAGCATAAGACCACAAAGATATGAACCTTACATTACGAATAtgtattattctttttattacaatttaattttatatatttttttcgtttgacCTATGGGTATTTAAGGACAAGATGTTGTAAAAAAGTTTCATGCACTTAGAGCATTTTGGGGAAAAGTCCACTATTACTTATACTCATGATTTGgaaagccttttttttttttttttttttctttaatgctcaccaaaaattaaatttttttgcttaatttattttccttggaatttttcaaaaataatttccaaaGAACATATTTTCCTCTACTTCGATTTTCCTACATATGCCGATCAGGGTagcaacaaaatgaatgaaaaaagaacctttATTATATACGTAGTAAACAAttgataataaaaatttacgtAAACTGCGGCAGCTTCCGAAAGACCACATGTCCATTTGGGAGAAATGAATTGTACAGTCATTcatttttgataattttttttttttttttttttttaactagcCATTTTTGCATTCCATCCTGTCTGCACAAATCTTAaccttaaggaaaaaagctatttttccaccttttctATTTACACATATAACATACCAATTGACGCCCCTTAAAgggatgaaaaatgaaaacagtGACGGCGATACCATATTTTATTCGTTTTAGAGAATACGGAAAccttattctttatttttactcaATAATTGTTACATGTGAGAGAGaaacaattttatttatttatttatttgtttatttattttcatgcAGGACAAACTCAAGTATGCCAATGCATACGTAACAATTCTTACGTTTTATTAGTACAGGGGGGGTGTATGAAATAAACCtcaacattttttaagtgtCAAATATGCGTAATGGTTCCGCTTATCAGGCTATTCGGAAATTTACGATGTAGAAAAGAAacatgacaaaaaaaaaaaaaaaatatatatatcctcaACGAAGGACGCAAACGCTGGAATGGCGCGTGTGCATATGTGAATATTTGTAAGTATGAAGAGAATAAACAATTTTATgcgcatgtgcatatatgggCAAATTTAAACAAATGTGTTGTACACATATGAATACGCATGTGGGAAAAAACCAATTACTTCGTTGTTCACCCTTCTCTTGAAACGTTGCCCTATGGAAAGTACCGTTTTGTTACTTTTACAACAGCAAAAATGGCGTGAATTTCACACACAGTATTATTTTCACATACAAGCTGTCTTCATTTAACTCTCCACTGTTTAATTCTGCTCCACTAAGTGTTACCTGTTCTTCCGCATTGCACACGAAATGAGCATTTGAAGTTCTTTTAGTTTGCACATGGGCAGAGCAGCACACAACAATAAAAAGGCTGATGTCAAATTTGctacataaattttttttcggttAACTATCCAGTCTTCCCACTTTCATACATCTTCGCCAAGTGACACATTTTATGCGTTACTATTcttaaatatattatacgaaaaaagggggtgctttttttttttttggaccaAAGTTTTTATGTACTCCTTTCCAGCCAAAtaaccttcttcctccttccgttttactgcaatttttttttcttgcgtaATTTCGAAcacttttccatttaaattttgttcaCCTTCCTTGTCATTACGAAGATTTAAAAGCAAGAAATCATCTCCTACTGCTATTTTCATATCCGCATTATTGTCCCGCTTCTcttgtgtaaatttttcctcttttgtaaTTGCACCACTTTCGATGTCAGTCCTTTTAGGTGTCCACCCCTTTGGAAAATTCTCCATTGTTTCATTATACATGTTGTAACTGTACACATCTTTGAAGTGTTTTATGCGACTTTCAtgatttatttcattttcagAAAAGCCCAAATCGTTTAAACTTTGCTTTTCAAGTAGATTTCTGTCCATTCGgcaaataaaatattctttgGAATATTCTCTGCAACTAACGTGATCATTATTGTGCTCCTTTAAGCATTTTAAataatcattttttattgATGTGCATTCACTGTTATGATCCAACAAGAAGCTCCCCCTGTCTGGCTTTTTAActatgctcctttttttgtccattctGCTGCGTTTTTTTTGGAAGATATATTcaattttcttaattttacaCTACACAATTTGAacagtttccatttttcctgaAAATCTCATTTTCTGTATTGTCTTTCGCCCTTCTCTACTTGAAAAATCATTCATACGCATATACTAAAGCGTAAATACATGTacaaatgtgtgcatataaatacatataagAGAGTACACAACTGAAAGAACGCTCCGCGATGTAGCCAATCAAACAATTTCCTGAAATGAACACCTTCTCCTATGGTTACTCGTATAGAATTTTATATAACCcctaaaaatatttcaaccTCTATTATAATGAACCGTAAATAAATCCTATTATGTaccaaaaattgaaaatcaTTCTGTACAATTCTTCTCCCTTGCGCAAATTGGCGCCATGAGAAATAtgcccttcttttccttcataaCTTTAGCAGAGAAGAAATGtttcaaatttttacattttttaaagtagttatatgcatgtagaaaaaacgaaaaaattaaacaaggaaaaaaaaatagctatcgtgaaaatgtttaaaacggaaaaaaaaaaggaacaagcaAACTCTTATTTATCAGTTTCCACATATAAGTAAAACATTATTCGTGTCACATCGCAAATTTGTGAAAGATTACAC
This DNA window, taken from Plasmodium knowlesi strain H genome assembly, chromosome: 13, encodes the following:
- a CDS encoding cytochrome c oxidase assembly protein COX19, putative, which produces MDKKRSIVKKPDRGSFLLDHNSECTSIKNDYLKCLKEHNNDHVSCREYSKEYFICRMDRNLLEKQSLNDLGFSENEINHESRIKHFKDVYSYNMYNETMENFPKGWTPKRTDIESGAITKEEKFTQEKRDNNADMKIAVGDDFLLLNLRNDKEGEQNLNGKVFEITQEKKIAVKRKEEEGYLAGKEYIKTLVQKKKKHPLFSYNIFKNSNA